Proteins from a genomic interval of Syntrophorhabdaceae bacterium:
- a CDS encoding GTP-binding protein — MAKKKFERTKPHVNIGTIGHIDHGKTTLTSAITRCLA, encoded by the coding sequence ATGGCTAAGAAAAAGTTTGAGAGGACAAAACCCCACGTGAACATCGGAACGATCGGACATATCGATCACGGGAAGACGACCCTGACGTCTGCCATCACGAGGTGTCTTGCCA